TTCCAGATGACGGGCACCTTTGATTTTATCCTGCGAGTCGCTACCAGCGATATGGATACTTATCATACCTTTTACCGGAAACTGGCGGCATTGCCCAATATCAGTACGGTACAGAGTTTTTTCGTGTTGTCCGAAACAAAGAGTGAAACTGCTTACCCTTTGTAAACACAAATGCCTCATTCTTATTGCAGTTTGAATTATTTCTGCAATAAAAGTATCTATACTACCATTGTAGTATCTTTGCGCCCGACATAACAAAATAACCTATCCTATATTTTATGAAAACCATTACCATTCTGGCTGCAATGCCACTTCTCATGCTCATGGGGAGTTGTAAAAAAACCGAAACCACTAAGATCATTTCCACCGGTCCGATTGATTACAACGCTTACGCAAATGGAGGTGTTCATCTTGAAATCGTGAACTCCGATCCTGCCACCTACAATGACGATGAGTTGTATGTTGGGGTCATGGGCGCCACCACCGGCTCGAATTCAACCAGTGCCTACATTGATCTGAAAACCGGCAAGACCGTGCCATTGAACAATCTCAGCGCACTGCCGCAGGTAGTGAATCCAAACAATCCAACTGACGGGGGTAAGTTTATCGTCATCGGCACCAAAATGTCTGACATGCCTGTAAACCCTGCCACTGGCCGTCACTCCATTCCTCTGCCTTTTATCCAGAGCGGACGGATCCTGATGTCTATCGGTAAGCCAATCTACTATTACATCAACCCGGGAGGTACCAGTTTAGCAGCACCTACCAAAAGCACCAATCCCAAGGATCAGAACTACGGTACCGTATTCGATTTCATGGAGTTTACGTATTACTCTAACGGTACTGCGGCCAGGGTATATGCAAACACGTCCCGTGTGGATGAATATGCGATCTCTATGGGCTTTGAACTCAATGCCCTCCAGGGAAAAACAGGCACGGTACAAAGAGCCGGTGAGCTCATGACAAAGCAAAACACGATCCAGGCATTTTTGAATTTCCCGAAGCCGGAAGCGTATAATCAGTGCTACAGGAGTTTCTTCCAGGACATCATCAATCCGGGTGGGATCACAGATGCTGCGGGTAATAAGATCTTTACCCAGACTGCCGCCTACGCGCAATTTCAAACCTATATTGACAGCATCTGGCAGAATTACAAGACGAAAGATCTGTTGCTGGTATTAGGCACTAACAATGTAGGTAAGACAGATGCTGATTTGGTAATTAAAGGAAGAGTAGACGATAACAACGTTTTCAATTTCACACAAACGACAACTGTCAATGGAACGAAGGTAACAAAAGCTGGTACCTTACCTATCAAGCCAACGACTTCAGATGTATTAGGTGGTACTGCCAGTACTGGGGCTTTTAATAATTCAGCACTGGATGGAAAGGCAGGGCATGAACTGGATAATTCACTTCGTGTCACCTTTGTAGCAGCATTAAACCGCCACAGCATAGTAGCTGATGCTGCAGAAGGGAAGATCCAGTATCCGGAGGATGTGTCTAATTTCTATAAGCATGCGCCCTATAATTATTATGCGGCATTCTGGCATTCACAGGGTGTTTCCTATAATAATCTGCAGTATGCATTTTCTTATGATGATGCGGCCAACCAGTCATCTACTATTGTAGGAGACAATCCTGCATATTGTACATTGTATTTTGGACCGATTATCAGCAAGTAAAAGATGCATGAAAGAGGGAATTGCCCAGGGGCATGAAAACCTTTTTCAGAAGAATTATTTTCAGCGGGTATAAGCCTGGTTTTAAAAAATAAAAGCCTTCGGATCGTTTTGATCTGAAGGCTTTGTTATATCACTCCATTTTCAGACTCTTCACCGGGTTCATGAAAGCAGCTTTCATTGCCTGCCCGCCTACAGTCAGCAGCGCCACCAGCAAAGCCAATACCCCGGACAATAAAAAGATAGAAACGTCAATGTGTACACGGTAAGCAAATGAATCCAGCCAGCGGTTCATTGTCCACCAGGCCAATGGCCAGGATAACAGGGTAGCGATCAACACCAGCTTCATAAAATTACCTGACAGCAACATGGTCACATTATAAGCAGATGCTCCCAGCACCTTTCGGATGCCCACCTCCTTAATACGTAATTGAGACGCATAAGCCGATACGCCAAACAATCCCAGGCAGGAAACAAAGATGGCGAAGAACGAAAAGACCCTGAACAACTGCATCATCCGATCTTCCGAAAAATACAGGCGGTTCAGCTTATCGTCCAGGAAGGTATAAGTAAATACCGCATTCGGAGATAATGCCCTGATCTTTGATTCCAGGAACTGCAGCGTTTGTTCTGCCTTTCCTGGCCTTGCTTTCACGACCAGGTAATTCGTACGGAAAGGTTTATATTGAATCACCAAAGGTTCTATGGGTGCATGCAGGGAAGCAAAGTTGAAATCTTTGATAATACCTACCACGGTGCCTGTATCTGTATCTAAAATAAATGATTGGCCAAGCGGCTCTTTCATCCCCAGGTTTTTCACGGCCGCTTCGTTTAATATGAACTCATGGTGTTGAATATTGGGGAACTGGCTTTGAAAATCCCTGCCAGCCAATAAAGGAATATTTAGTGTAGCCAGCAGCGTTTCATTTGCCCACATCGCACGTACAGAAAATTCCTGCACGGGGGAAGCCGCATTTAAAGGCACCATATTATTGATACTAAAACGCTCTCCCGGCAGCGTAGAGGTAGTTGTAAAATTGGCAATACCGCTGTTTTGTTGCAGGTCATGCATCAATGAACCAAAATGCTCCCACATATTTCCATACATGGTCACGGCTATCTGTTGTTCTTTGTCAAAGCCCAGGTGCTTGTGATGGAAGAGCTGCAGTTGCCGGTACATGACCAGTGCACTGAAAATCATGAATACGGAGATGGCAAACTGGAAGATAATTAATCCTTTCCTCACGGTATATACCGGCGAAGCCACATCCCGCTTACCTTTCAAGGCAGGCACCGGTTTAAAACTGCTGACAAACCAGGCAGGATAAGCACTCGCCAATAGGCCTATCACGACTACCGATAGTATTAAAATACCGAGGTTAGTGAATGAAAGCAATTGATCAATACGGAGTTGCTTACCGCTCAGGTTATTATAAACAGGGAGAACGAGTGCAAACATCAGGAGGGCCAGTACAGCGGCTATCAGGGTGATGATAAATGATTCGCCCAGGAACTGCCGCATTAGCTGTGGCCTGGAAGCGCCGATCACTTTCCGCAAACCAATTTCCTTCATGCGGTTAAATGCCTGTGCGGTAGAGATATTGATAAAGTTCACCGCCGCAATCAGTAAAATAAACAAAGCGGCAATGGAAAAGACATATACATAGGTAATGCTGCTGTTGGGACCCAGCTCCTTCTCCATATTGGAGTGTAGGTGTATATCAGTAACCGGGATAAGACTTAGTTTGCGACCTGCCAGCACCTCCCCGGCAGTTTCTCCGCCAGCCGTATAATACCGCACCATAAAATTGAGCAATTTGTCGTTTATGCTAGCCAGTGATGCCCGGCTGTTCAGCACTAAATAGGTATAAAAAGCATTCCAGGTGCGTCTTTCCAGGGTATTTTGATCCACGTAATGTTGGAGGGTATTCATAGAAAGCAGGTAGTCAAACTGCAAATGCGTAGGAAAAGCGGGTTTGCTTACAACGCCTGTTACCTTTAGCGGCAACTGTGCTACATCGTCCATGATCACCTTGCCCAGGGGATCTTGCTGGCCAAAATACTTATGGGCCATCTCTTCGGTAATGACAATAGCATCAGTGGCAGTGAGTGCAGTGTTCGCATCTCCTTTTACAAAGTGAAGATCAAAAGTGTTGCTGACATTGGCATCAGCAAAGAAACCTTGTTTTTCTTCAAATCTATTTGTAGCGTAGCTGAGAACCTGGTTAGGGTAAGGGCGGTAAAAACGGGTAACTGCTGCAACTTCCGGAAGCTCCCGGGCCATCTGCAAACCAATAGTTGGCGCAGTGGCCGCCCATTGCCGGGTATCTTCGCCCTGGCCATGCAGGTTTAACCGGAAGAGGCGGTCGGCTTTCGTATAGCCTTTGTCATACCGCAGCTCTTCCTTTACATGGAAGATGATGAGCATAGCACACATTAAACCCACTGCCAATCCCAGGATGTTGATGACAGAGAACAGGGTATTTTTCCGGAGATTGCGCCAGGCAATCCTGAAATAACTTGTAAGCATAGCTGATGTGTACTAAGAGAGTGCCAATCGGTTTATGAACTGAGGTTCAGTTTATTAAAAGTAAGATATAATTGAATGTGTTCAGTTTTGGGTGATATATGTGTCCGGTATTGAACATAATATACTACCTGGGAGTGGGCTGGTGTCACAGCCAACAATCCCTATATGAAATTCCAGGTACTTCCAATCCAACTTTTAAGAATGCATGAAAGGGCTAGGGTAATGTGGTCCATCATTGGGTCGGGTACCAGTTTGAATTTTCATTTTCTAAGACCAACCCGCTGCTGGTGTAAATGTTTTACTTTATTTTTTTGCAACACTGTATCTTTTACGACAGAGAAGTATTACTTTTGCAACACTGTTGCGCAGCAATGCCTATCGTCATGGGAAAAAAGACTTTAGGCGTTGTGGTAGTACGAGCTTCATTATCAAGTGTGTTAAAAACGGGAATAGCTTATGAATACTGATTACAGGAGCAGGTGGGATGCCATTGGCATTGTGGCTTCTTTTGCCTGTGCCATACATTGTGTTTTACTTCCACTGATATTTACCACCCTCACCTTGTTTGGCGTTGAATTCCTGGAGAATGTGTACCTCGAAACATTGACGATACTGGTGTCGATGTGTGCCGGATCATGGGCGCTTTTCAGGGGATTTAAACACCATCATAACCGCACTTTAATCATTATCTTCTTTACGGGCCTTACATTGATGATAACGGGCAACCTGCTGTCTTTTCATTTTGCTGAGATCATCTGCAAACTGGCGGGCAGTACGCTGATCATCATTGCTCATCTGAAAAATGTACGGGAATGCAGGCATGAGTAATTCCAAAAACCCTTGTACCAGAGTAAATTGTTGCTTACATTGCTGCCCGCAATGAATGCGGTGCTGCAGGTATGGAAGGATGGAAAGGGGGAATGGAAAATACGGTGGCATATAACATAGAGGTGAAGGAATCTGCATTGCGTCAATGGCTGTATGATTTTTTAAAGTTCATACAGTATGTAATGGACATGGATGAGTGCTTATTACATGTTGGAGGTATTGGAGGAATGGAAATGAGCAATTGAATGTAGTGGAAATTGAGTTTGAAGCGGATGGCGTATGAAAAATTCGAGTTTGAAGAAAAATAGATTTAAGTAAAATAAAATGACGACCCAGCTACAAACCAAACCAGTAACAATAATTACTGGTTTTTTAGGTGCAGGAAAAACCACCTTTCTGAATGAACTGCTGATGGCGGAAAAGAAAGGAAAATACGCCATCATTGAAAATGAATTCGGTAAAGAATCGATAGACGGAGAACTGGTTATGGAGATCTCGGACAACATCTTCGAGATGAGTAGCGGCTGCCTGTGCTGTAACCTGAATGAAGACCTGGTAGACCTCCTGATCGATCTCTCAAAAAAGTCAGGGAACTTCGAAGAACTGATCATAGAAACCACCGGTATTGCCGATCCTTCGTCAGTGGCGCTACCATTCCTCATTGATCCGCTCGTTAGCCGTTATTACCAGTTACAGCGGGTGATTTGCCTGGTGGATGCGCGGAACATTGCCCACGAACTGGCAACTACCGAAGAAGCGAGAAAACAAATCAGTTTCAGCGATGTGTTATTGATTTCCAAAACTGATCTCGTTACTCCTGAAGAGCTGGCGACCTTGCAAACCCTGCTGAAAGATATCAATCCATTTGCAGTGATCTTATCTGGTACAAAGGAACATTTTCCGCACCAGGAAATAATGGCCTATACCAGGAATCAATCAGAGCATTACAACGGAGAAGAGCAAACCAAAGAGAAGCATCACCATAGTTTATCATCGCTGACACTCACTTTTGATGAGCCGTTTGATATTCCTAAACTGAAGCATACCCTGATGGTGTTTATGGCGGTGCAGTCGGCAGATATATACCGGGTAAAGGGGATTGTGTATGGATTTGGAGAGACAGAGAAATTTGTACTACAATCAGTAGCGGAATACCTGGCCATTGCACCGGGTAAACCATGGGAAGATGGGGAGGTGAAGAGAAGTAAAATTGTGCTGATTGGTAAGAATTTAAAAATGAAGGGGTTTGAGCAATTGCTCTCACATGCATTATATGCAGCGCCAGGAGAAGGTAGTGAATCGTTTTAAATTTAATTCATCCGGCCGCGGGCTCCTTCCCAGATCTCCCTGTTGTTGTCGTTGGCAACTACAGGGGGATTCAGTTACATCCCCCAAAATAAACTTTATAATTAATCCTCCTGAATTGGCTACCTTTAGGATCGTTAACTACACAATAAGCGAATGAGATTGATCAGGAAAATAATAGTGGTTTTATCGATACTGGTGATTGCAATAAGTAAGGCATTCCTGTGTCAGTCTAATTTCACTAGTCTCCTGGATGAAATCTACACCAATCCCGGCAGGGATTACCTCTATCACAATCTCTTTCAACCCTCTGTACTTCAGCATTATAGCGCACCTGCAACCATTCAGCTGGTGGCCATCGGTCAAACAGGTGTACAGGCTGATTTTCATTGGAATGAATTGGTATTACCGCCTTTAGTTTCCAGTACGCCTGTGCTGACTGTAAAACAGGCATACCCGCAGCAAAGTGATGTGCTGTCCACCAGGACATTACCGGGTATATTCTTTCGTGGTCCTCCCCTGACCTGATACAATCAATCGTGTTAATCCATTTTGTGCCGACTTTACGTAGCACAGCTATTCTATTCATTTATTAAGGAACAAACCATGTATGTATCATATTTAAAGTATGAGCCAATAGCGGCTATGCTGCTGTTTTTGGCGTCCTATGTTTCAGCGAATTACGAGTTTTCGGACGAGGGTGTGGAAAGGGAGTCTGATGAGGGGATTGTTATCACTTACGATACGACGAATATAGCGGCGGATGTGTTGAATACGCTATCTGAGAGGATTTAAGATTGGAGGATGTAGTTCTTCTACAGAACAGCGCCACGCTTTCCAATAAAAACGTACCATCCAGCCGGTCGCAATAACAGCGATCGGCTTCTTTTTTTTGAAAAGAGTTTTCATTCCCGCTAGTGAATGCCATCTCCTGAATGTTCAATTGCCACCACTATTCCCCTGGCAAACCTATTCCAGCTGCACTTCCCGCACCCGCTCATTCCCCGGCAAATCCACCGCCACCACGATCACCGTTCCTCCCGCCGGCAAAGCTCCTGCCTGGTAATACCAATGCACGCCATTCCTGCCTGCAAGCGCCCTCCCTCTCTCCTGCACAACACCATCGGCCCCCACTATCCTTACCTGCACTTCCGCTACCCTAAATTCATCCTTCACCTCCACCACCACGGTCGTATCTTCAAACTGGATATTCTGTATCTCCGGCGCATGATACGCGTCCTTTACCGCCATATTCCAGGCGTTCTGCCCCGGTCCGGCCAATGACTTATAATAGGCCTTCAGCTCCGGATCCTGTAATATCACCTTGGCATAAGCCGCAGCTACGCGCATCTTATACCTGGCCTCCAACTGTTTGGTAGTCGGCCTTTTATCGGATTTTCTGCGCTTCTTAGCCACTATAATCTGGCCATTGCGCTTGTAAATAGTTATTTCATTGCCAAGGCTTCCCTCGACACATTGCAGTAGAATACTGTCTTTAATCAAAGCCATAGATTTGATTTTTGGGGTATTGAGGATCAATGTTAATCCTGCTATCAATATTAATTACTCCAGGCAAACTGAAGGGGTCTCATCAATTTGAATGTTATAATCAATTTACGAAATTCCTATGAATAATCAGTCTGTCTTTTAGTCTAAATAAGCATTAAAATGTCACTTTTAAGTCAGTAGAAGGACACTTCAATATCGATTTGATATATAAGTGTCCTTTTACCGTCCTTATAATGTCGCCATTATATACTATCTCGCCTATTGGAAAGAGGGTGCCCCGGTATTGATCGCGAACTCCCTCTTCATATCGCATGCTATCTCACCTAATGAAAAGAGGGTGCCCGGTATTACTCCGGAACTCCCTCTTCATATCGCATACTATCTCACCTAACATAAAGAGGGCGCCCCGGTATTAATCCGGAACACCCTCTTCATATCGCATGCTATCTCACATAATGCAAAGAGGGTGCCCCGGTATTGATCCGAAACTCCCTCTTCATATCGCATGCTATCTCACCTAACGCAAAGAGGGTGCCCCGGTATTACTCCGGAACTCCCTCTTCATATCGCATACTATCTCACCTAACACAAAGAGGGCGCCCCGGTATCACTCCGAAACTCCCTCTTCTTAATATGATCCCCTATTACAGCTTAATGATAATAACAGATATACGCTACTTCTGTCTCACACACCACCTCAAATGAGGTATTAGCCCCCACTTCAAATGCATCCCCCTTTTTATGGTGCAGCCATTCCCCGCCACTCACCTTTGTACTCATCTTCCCGGTAATCACTTCCATCACCTCCGGAGCGCCGGTATTAAATACATAGGTTCCCTTTTTCATCACCCCCACAGTTGCCTTCCCTTGCTCCGTTTCAATACCCAGGCTCTGTACTTTCCCCTCAAAATATACATTGTGCGACACCTTATCTGCCGTATTCGAATTACTCATAATTGTGACTATTTTTTTAGTGCCACTAAATTAATTTTTTCATTGACAGTAATTTGTAAAAAATGAAAAATCTACTCCCCTGTCACAAAAAACTTGTTGCAACAAACCTGGAAGTCCTAATTTCGGCCTTTATACTATTAACCCTAAGAAAGACCCTCTTAGTTTTCGCAGTAAGCTCCTTGTTTGCCCTGGGCTTTTTTCTATTCTACATTTTCTTTCTTAATTCACACCTACACGCTCTGCTATCGCCGCTTTCATTTTATCATAACTCATATCAATATCCGTTGGTGCATAATAAACAAGATTCCCCTTCGTATCAATCACAAAACTTTGCGGTAAAAAACTAACATGAAACTGCCTCCTGAGATCATCATTTATAATCTGCACCCAATCCATTCCCTTTTCTTTTATCATCTCCCTCGCCTTATCCTCCGGAGAACCGGAACAAACAGAGATGATCTCAAACTGTTCCTTTGGATATTGTGCTTTCAATTCCTTTAACATGGAAATCTCCTGAATACAGCCCGCACAGAAGGTTCCCCAGAACACCAGCAACACCGTCTTCTTACTATAAATATCAGCAAGGGATACACGATTATTATTGATATCTTTTAAGGTAAACAGTGGCGCTTTTCGCTTGATTTCCAACCCCTCTCTTTCCAATAGAAAATTTTTAATAAAAGCACCCTGCTCACTCTCCCGGAAATTTGCAGGGAAGATCGTCGCAAACTTTGACAATAACTCATCAGGGGCTAATTCATACATCGCCTCCCTCATAAACAGGGAAAAGGCAAAATATTCATTCGAATGCTTCGTGATGTACGCCATTCTTTGTTTATACGCAAGGGTTCTTGCTGCTCTCACCTTTTCAATTTCAAGCGGGTTGGTATATAATTTCTCATCACTTCCTACCCGGTCATGTATTTCTCTGAAATTCGCAAATGCATCCTTAATAAATTCTGCTGATTCTGCCGCTTCCTTTTTATTATCCTGTGCATTCACCAGGGTATATTTACTAAAAGGATTTTCTCCTGCTGCTGGTGCAGAGATCTTTACAGAAGCAGGTAGATCACTGGCATACACCTTTAGCGAATACCACTTCTCTCCTACCTGTCGCTCTGCCAGGATCTCTGCAAGCACGGTATTATAGCTTGCTGAAATAGTGGCCCTGTTTCCCTTGATGATGGCTGAATCAGGTACCATCTCTCTTTTATAAATATCCCAGTGATAGAAGGAGATTTCTTTTGCACTTGTACTATCAGGCAGTATAAAGGTGACCTTGAATTGCTTTTGCCCAAAGACCAAAACGGGAACTAAAAATAAGGTTAGCAAATAAATGGTTCTTTTCATGATGACGTGTTTGAGGCAGGAAGATAGCGGATGAAATGTTAGTATATCGTTAATGTTGGCCGCAAAGAACCCGGACTGATCCCTGTCATAAAAAAGAACTTGAATCGGAAGTTAACAGCCCCGATGCATCTTGTTCATATGTGTAATCCAGCTTATTCCGTGTACGTATACAGAATAGCCTGGACAGATCAATTTTAAAAGAAAAATGAGCTTGTATCAAGAATAAAAACACCTCTTGAAAATCGTTTAAAGACTTCCATCGGGAACCCGAATAAAAACATTCATGAAAGAGGGAATTCACCAACGGTAATGAAAACCTTTTTCAGAAAAAAAGGGGCTGTATCGTCCTTATGATACAGCCCCCTTTTTTTCAATATTTTGCACCCCTATTTCTCCAGCTTAAATCCTTCCACGATCTTTGGTCTGTTCGCCGCATTTGCCACGCTAAAGCCAGTGGCATACATCCACTTCGTCATCTTCGTGAGCTTCCCTATATTAATAGTCGCCGCTTCATCAGCTGGTGTATGATACAGCGGATGTGTCAGTGTGGTAAAAAATATCGCAGGAATATTCTTCCTTACATAAGGCAGGTGATCACTGCGGAAATAAAATCCTTCAAAATGAGTAGCCTTATCCCATGCTGTATCCAACTTAAATTTCGGTCCTTTCTCATTTTCTGCCAGCGCAATACTCGCCAGGTCTGATGAATTCAGATGAGGCGGTGTGATACCCAGCAAACCCGCACTATCCGGGGAGTTCATACCGATCATATCTGCGTTCAATACTGCCACCAATGATTGCGCCGGTACTGTAGGATGCTCCGCATAATAATAGCTGCCCAGCAATCCGCGTTCTTCCGCACCATGCCATACAAACAAAGCGCTGCGCTTAGCCGGCAGTTGGTGGAATGCCCGGCCTATCGCCAGCAATGCTACACAGGCAGTGGCATTATCATCAGCCCCATTCAATATTGAATCTTTACCCGGCTCTACTTCGCGCACCCCATCATGATCTGTATGCCCGCTGAACAATACATATTCTTTGGCCAGTGCAGGATCAGTACCTTTTACTTTTGCCACCACATTTACAGATGGATAAGTAAAAGCTTCGCCATATATATTCGCCTGGAAGGTCTGGTTCGGTGTACGCACCAGGTCCAGCGCTTCTTTCTTCACCCATACGATCGGGATATCCTTCAGGAATTGCCTGGAGGGCCTGCCGTCTATACGATAGGTACCGCGGGTACGGTCAGGAATCGCCCTGTTCCATGCCTGCTCCGCCCTGTCATCTGATACAAAGAGGATTGCCTTTGCTCCTTTGTTTGCCAGCTTCTGTGCCCAGTCACGCACCACAAAGGAAACATATCTCCAGGGAATCACTTTGCGCGGATCGCTCTGGCCCTGTTCTGTAAATTGCAGGGCTACCACCTTTCCTTTTACAGCAGCTTCATCTGCATTATCAGGGTTTGTGACATACACGATCGGCGCATCTACAGCGGCAAAGCAAGGCTCCCATACGATCACATCTTTCCAGAGATCAAAGGTGCGGTTACCAATTTTAACAGTACTGCGATCGCTTACACGCTCACGAACCAATGAATAAAACTGGAAATAGGTACCATCATCGCCTGCTGGTTCCAAACCTGCTTTACGCGCCTGTTCTGCCACCCACATGGACGCTTTCAGTTCATCCAGGGTACCTGCTTCTCTCCCCCTGAAATGATCATCCGCCAGGGTAAACAGGTCCTTCCTGATCTCTTCCTGCTGAATAGCTGCGATGGCGGTGCCTTTCGATTGTGCATATGCCTGCCCGCCGGCGCATAAGATCGTACTAAGGAAAAATGAAATGAATAAATGCTCTTTTCTCATGCGGTATTACTATTATATGATTAACTGCCTGCAAAATTACGGAATCTGGCTCCAATGAGAACAGCACACAATTTACTACCGTCATCACCTGTTCACCGGCCGTACTTAAGACTACATATAACTGGCATCATCCGGGGCCGGGTTTTATGAAAATAACCGATACCGGGTTGGGGAACACGCAATAAGTTAGTTCAAATAAAATACATTTAAAATCAATGTGTTATAAAAGTATTGGTGTAAAACTTACAATTATCAGTTCTGTATTGAATTAAATGCAATGAAAAAGATAAAAAAGTACTACACCTGTGTCATAAGTTAGCATACATTTACGTAGTTAACTATAATAAAAGGAATGCCACGTTTTTCAACGATCACCTGCTAACGGACGGGTACAGAGAAACCTGCGAGCCTGATATAAAAGACTACAATTCTAAATTCAATAACACTTATGAAAAAAATTCTCCTACTGGTTGCAATAGTCGCAACATCATTCTATGGTTACACCCAATCGATCGATCAAAAAGTGGAGGCACTCCTAAAGCAAATGACGCTGGAAGAAAAGGCAGGGCAGATGACCCAGATCAGCGTGGAAGCCTTTTTGAAAACCACCAATGGCGTATTGAACGAACCCCATGAATTTGATATGGCAAAGCTGGAAATGGCCATTAAAAAATATAAAGTAGGTTCTATTTTAAATGTCGGCGGCAACGCCCAAACGGTAGAGGTATGGCGGAAAAGAATTGAAACCATCCAGCAACTGGCCCTGCAGGAAAGACTGAAAATCCCCGTACTGTATGGTATAGATGCCATCAGGGGGAATAACTATACTTTAAATTCAGTGATGTTCCCACAGCAGATTGCGCAGGCAGCGTCTTTCAATCCTGCTATGGCTAAGAAAGCAGCTGCGGTGACTGCTTATGAAACCCGCGCTTCCTTTATTCCCTGGAATTTTAGCCCGGTACTGGACCTCGGCAGACAACCCGTTTGGCCCCGCATCTGGGAGACCTACGGCGAAGATCCGTACCTGGTAGCAGAAATGGGTAAAGCGGTGATACAGGGATACCAGGGAGATGCCCTGGTGACTGACAAATACCA
This window of the Chitinophaga sancti genome carries:
- a CDS encoding CobW family GTP-binding protein; the protein is MTTQLQTKPVTIITGFLGAGKTTFLNELLMAEKKGKYAIIENEFGKESIDGELVMEISDNIFEMSSGCLCCNLNEDLVDLLIDLSKKSGNFEELIIETTGIADPSSVALPFLIDPLVSRYYQLQRVICLVDARNIAHELATTEEARKQISFSDVLLISKTDLVTPEELATLQTLLKDINPFAVILSGTKEHFPHQEIMAYTRNQSEHYNGEEQTKEKHHHSLSSLTLTFDEPFDIPKLKHTLMVFMAVQSADIYRVKGIVYGFGETEKFVLQSVAEYLAIAPGKPWEDGEVKRSKIVLIGKNLKMKGFEQLLSHALYAAPGEGSESF
- a CDS encoding MerC domain-containing protein, whose protein sequence is MNTDYRSRWDAIGIVASFACAIHCVLLPLIFTTLTLFGVEFLENVYLETLTILVSMCAGSWALFRGFKHHHNRTLIIIFFTGLTLMITGNLLSFHFAEIICKLAGSTLIIIAHLKNVRECRHE
- a CDS encoding TlpA family protein disulfide reductase; protein product: MKRTIYLLTLFLVPVLVFGQKQFKVTFILPDSTSAKEISFYHWDIYKREMVPDSAIIKGNRATISASYNTVLAEILAERQVGEKWYSLKVYASDLPASVKISAPAAGENPFSKYTLVNAQDNKKEAAESAEFIKDAFANFREIHDRVGSDEKLYTNPLEIEKVRAARTLAYKQRMAYITKHSNEYFAFSLFMREAMYELAPDELLSKFATIFPANFRESEQGAFIKNFLLEREGLEIKRKAPLFTLKDINNNRVSLADIYSKKTVLLVFWGTFCAGCIQEISMLKELKAQYPKEQFEIISVCSGSPEDKAREMIKEKGMDWVQIINDDLRRQFHVSFLPQSFVIDTKGNLVYYAPTDIDMSYDKMKAAIAERVGVN
- a CDS encoding ABC transporter permease, encoding MLTSYFRIAWRNLRKNTLFSVINILGLAVGLMCAMLIIFHVKEELRYDKGYTKADRLFRLNLHGQGEDTRQWAATAPTIGLQMARELPEVAAVTRFYRPYPNQVLSYATNRFEEKQGFFADANVSNTFDLHFVKGDANTALTATDAIVITEEMAHKYFGQQDPLGKVIMDDVAQLPLKVTGVVSKPAFPTHLQFDYLLSMNTLQHYVDQNTLERRTWNAFYTYLVLNSRASLASINDKLLNFMVRYYTAGGETAGEVLAGRKLSLIPVTDIHLHSNMEKELGPNSSITYVYVFSIAALFILLIAAVNFINISTAQAFNRMKEIGLRKVIGASRPQLMRQFLGESFIITLIAAVLALLMFALVLPVYNNLSGKQLRIDQLLSFTNLGILILSVVVIGLLASAYPAWFVSSFKPVPALKGKRDVASPVYTVRKGLIIFQFAISVFMIFSALVMYRQLQLFHHKHLGFDKEQQIAVTMYGNMWEHFGSLMHDLQQNSGIANFTTTSTLPGERFSINNMVPLNAASPVQEFSVRAMWANETLLATLNIPLLAGRDFQSQFPNIQHHEFILNEAAVKNLGMKEPLGQSFILDTDTGTVVGIIKDFNFASLHAPIEPLVIQYKPFRTNYLVVKARPGKAEQTLQFLESKIRALSPNAVFTYTFLDDKLNRLYFSEDRMMQLFRVFSFFAIFVSCLGLFGVSAYASQLRIKEVGIRKVLGASAYNVTMLLSGNFMKLVLIATLLSWPLAWWTMNRWLDSFAYRVHIDVSIFLLSGVLALLVALLTVGGQAMKAAFMNPVKSLKME
- the ppnP gene encoding pyrimidine/purine nucleoside phosphorylase translates to MSNSNTADKVSHNVYFEGKVQSLGIETEQGKATVGVMKKGTYVFNTGAPEVMEVITGKMSTKVSGGEWLHHKKGDAFEVGANTSFEVVCETEVAYICYYH
- a CDS encoding beta-1,3-glucanase family protein gives rise to the protein MKTITILAAMPLLMLMGSCKKTETTKIISTGPIDYNAYANGGVHLEIVNSDPATYNDDELYVGVMGATTGSNSTSAYIDLKTGKTVPLNNLSALPQVVNPNNPTDGGKFIVIGTKMSDMPVNPATGRHSIPLPFIQSGRILMSIGKPIYYYINPGGTSLAAPTKSTNPKDQNYGTVFDFMEFTYYSNGTAARVYANTSRVDEYAISMGFELNALQGKTGTVQRAGELMTKQNTIQAFLNFPKPEAYNQCYRSFFQDIINPGGITDAAGNKIFTQTAAYAQFQTYIDSIWQNYKTKDLLLVLGTNNVGKTDADLVIKGRVDDNNVFNFTQTTTVNGTKVTKAGTLPIKPTTSDVLGGTASTGAFNNSALDGKAGHELDNSLRVTFVAALNRHSIVADAAEGKIQYPEDVSNFYKHAPYNYYAAFWHSQGVSYNNLQYAFSYDDAANQSSTIVGDNPAYCTLYFGPIISK